The stretch of DNA GTATGGGATACATAACGTATTCGATAATCGATAATCATATGGTATATGTGCCGTCAAGTCAAAGATAAACGGTTTCTTTGAGATCTTCAAAATCTCCTTATCATATCAACAAAATGCTTATATCAACAAAGTATGCATGAAAAGACAAACCTTTTAAATGTCTAAATAAACGGCTACGTAACTTACCTGATCGTTGTGGTTGAACTTTGggaccaaaatatataaatgactaaagactcattcttgtctacaagaaaaaaaaattatcgtaATTTGTTTGGTctttaagaataaaaaacaatatactTTTTAAGTCTCTATGAAAAATTGGATttcaaactaaattaaattttatcaactaTTCACTTGTTCAACATATTGGAAAATatatcttataaatttatacttttatcttcatattttatgtaaattatctatttcattttttatttatttttcttttaaataataatttttgtttgtatcttcctaaatttaaattgaattacgaaaaaaaatttaaaaagaattgtatatttcaaaatatttgaattttatatatcaaaaaatttaaataaagttttttcGAATATATTCATGTTTGGAAAACTTTTTATAAGTTTACACGTACACGCGTcacataaaacataaatttaaatgttgtatatttttaaaaaatataaaattagatttttattaaaatatgggataatagtataaatataggaatataagataattttttttgaacatTATCATAATACAAGTTAAACAATAAATGATGGTGTCTTTAAAGGTGTGAGTAAGagtttgataatataatttcaaaaacaaagttCAAATAACGTATAAGACAAAATGActattaatgttattattattgataataatttttttttaaaaaatatctatatgatatgaaattaattaactCGATAGTacatttgaaaaagtttattgatattatattaaaaatttaaaaaaggttttaattttaaaacaaattcttTTTGCAAATAGATCATTAATATCAacaattatgattttaatatataaatattttttaacactacattaaaaaaaaataatcattaatacTTTTCTACATAAATAATAGAACTATTAATGAAAGATAAGataacaatttttgtttttttgacgTCGAGATAAATACTATAAATATGGtcttgatatatattttttgacgTCGACataaatactattatatatttttttaagtcgaGATAGAAAAACTGATATGGACCAATCGTTTTTAGTCTAGTCTAAGTGGGTCCCATTGCATAGATTGAGTCAAATTGAAATAAAGATAGTTTAAAAACAAACATGTCTTTTAAGAAGgccaattaaattcaatttaaaaatatagtcGGATTAAATTGACTTGCTAGAGTTCAACCAACtcatttttagaagaaaaaagttaagctaacttatttgttttcaaaaccaaaccaaatttattttcttggtCTTCTCATCGTAAAGCTATCcaccttaatttaatttcttagcTCAGTTGAATTCACTTAAAAGGATACTAAAAGATCTAAAACtattaaattagttaaaaaaaacacctaaaatctaAAAACTCAGATCTTGTTAAACCTACTACGTGATGTTGTGTCATCCTTCGCTATGGTGTTATGGACATCTTATATACCCATTAGCTTTCACAAGTCCATTACAAAATATGGGTTAGAATGAATTGGTCCATATAtgtaaaaaagttatataagtTGGAGTAAAAAATGATGTAAGTTGGAGTAAAAATCACTTCAattgattgaaatttaaattgggtTCACTGAATGATATAAGTTCcaataattcatttaaatttaatgtattaaaaaaatgagatcTTAATATTACTCATATGTTTTTCCCCCTTCAATGAGAATGGCCTTCATGTTGTTAACAAGTTCTTGCATTTGTTCCCTAGAGTGCAAAGGCGATggatacacacacacacaatcTAGTCTTCCATCTCTTATTGTATCAAAAATAGCTATAGATGGGCCCAAACCATGAACCGAAGCACACCCCATATAGTCATCTACCCCAACCTCTCGTTGCTTATCGCCACCATCATCGACCACCATGTCCTCGAACACCGACATTATTGATGTTCTTAACGATGTTGTCAAACTAGGGTTGTCTATGGCCTTGTTCATAAGAAAGTTCATGTCAGCCATGTCTGAAAAATGTTTGTCATTGTTCTTAGAGTTGGCAAATGCTCCATAAGTCCTCTTGGCTAGTTCCCAAAGACTTTCTCCACCTTTGATCACGTGGTTGTTGAGGATTGCAGCGTGGTAAAACCCTATATACATTGAAACATAATTTGTCcattatatttgttaaatcaTATTATAGAATAAATAGAGTTTGTATTTTACGTAATTTTATGagtacaaaatatatatatggtaAATTAAGCACAAATCATACGacttttaaaacaattattttattttcaaagacttttgtaaataattatgatcaaagttttttttttctttcattgtaACTGgttagaatcaattttttaaaaaagaaaacataaggAAAGGTTTTAATGCAACATTTATAAATGTAcgtcattaaaaattaattgcGACCAACCGGGCTGTTCTCTTCTGATTTGCTTGCTAtgttactataaataaatggtCTGCTACAAGCagcaatatcattttttttttcttctttttttcctttcacgaatgaatgaatgaagTTGGGAGGTCGGATGCATATATTTACTTCCATATCCAATAACATTCAATGGTTCTATACCACGATTTAATACTCTAATTAACTTAAATCAATACTCTAATTAACTTAAATCAAATTTTGTAACGAAATAGCACAAATAATGTAAATTATTTAGCTAAATTACATTCGcggtcctttaatttaattttagataagtcttttatatatatttttttttgagttgttcctttattttaattttaagtgacaatttaatattttatgttttaaaatgtcaacaatattgttatttttttttttacaaaaattcaaaaaaaatcatcaaatttttcaaacaaaacccataaaattcgttatcattttcaataaaatacaaacttaatcaaattcataatttaaatcttgaaataagctcatattttcattctttatttgacgttgttggagatgaaaatatggaCATCCAatcaaaatcacattttttatattaattcgTAAAATGTTTTCACAAAAATTTAGATCTAGTGATTTAATTGagtgcataaaaaaaaaatattatcaatgtatataacttaaatctttaattatatcatatttaatgTTACTATACCTAAAACACTTGTTACttaatttgcattttattttcataaaacaaGTTTATTCGAGAGACAAAATTAAAACTCTTAAATTTCACTTTTGTTTTTTACTTTGAGAAATTTAAATGGGAccacaaataaaaattatgaagtaactttttttaacttatatataatataatatcggatggtatattaattattcaagtaaaaaataaacaacGTCCTTTGATATGATTACATGTCACAAAACGATAAAGATCGATCCGATGGTGAGAGATTTGGATTATATTTATAggtaactaaataaaaaataaaaaattgcataaaaaatatgaaatagaatAGGAATAGTAGTTTAATAAATGCAAGAGACAAACATACCAAAATTGTGAATTGAGAGAGGTGGGTAGAGAGTGGACCGACAATCAGTTAGGGTAATGATGCCGTACTTCTTAGAACTGTTCTTGGAGCTATGTGCAGCCATTAACCCCGCTGCAGTTATTGCCCCACACAATTTTATCTCACTATGCTTACAACCctgaaataataaatttcatacaTATTGAATATTGTCTAGCTAGCACTTTTTATTGTTTGGGTACTAAACTATAGTGTCATATATAGTATTAGGTGAACCCATGTTTGAAAACATTGATGATCAATATCACCATCTATAAATAGAAGTTTAGAGAGTCTTTCACATCGCATGACTTTTTgattcaacaaaaacaaaagtaacggaaaataaatagtaaaaatttgattttgaacattattattatattttattttttttatcttgtcTAACTAATACTATAAACTAGATCATCCCGTCGTAAATAATCATAAACTTAAATAGGTCGatctaataaatttaaatacttaaaacaaattttaaagggagattttcaaaaaattaataacaataaaattggAGACATCTTTAAGctaaactatatttataatttttttcgacaaatataatattaaacaatatataaataaatattaaatacatttacattattgaataatttactatcgaataatttattattgaattaatttgtaccaaaattaatttctaaattcTAACTCCAATTAACAAATGTCGAACTTGCTAAGTTGGATGTTTGTCCGGATCCATtccaagaagaaaaaaattaataccaAAATTTGAGAGtggaatttataattaaaaaaattaataatattaattaaattaaaaatattaaattaaagtttaaaaatatttgaagcaATAAGACCACCTTCTCATTTCCCTTCCCCTTGGGCTAACCGTGAGGACTATCACTTTTGCgcttaataataatattcacaTAAATTAATCAAGAAGCATATAGTATACTAATAAACTATGTTGCATATTAGAAAATCTTACCGCTAAAACCCTCTTGGTGTCAACGTCGTTGAGTTGCAATCTAATCACTTGCGAAAACCTAGCATTTTTAGTatcattaaatttcaaattagtaaGCCTAAAAGAGTTAAGAGAGTAACTAATCACATCCAAACCACGTGTCCATATATTTTTCTTCCCTTTACGACAAGGAACAAGATCCTCAATCGCCAAACAAACTTCCCCTTTATTATCATTCTCTCTCACAACTACATTCTCTTCTTCCTCCTTCATCAACACAAGCAACTCCCTTAAAAGCGACACCGCCGTTGTCCTATCACACGCTGCCACGTGGAGCCGCATAACCACCACCGATGTTTTCGCATCAGGCGGCATCGCGTAAATACTCGCAACCAACATATCAGAGCCAGTTGTACGGCTACGATCCTGCCACGTGTTACGGTTGAGTTCGTGTTCCAATATTTGTTGTAAGGGAGATACAGAAACGGCGTCGTTTGGGTTTCTTCCGAGAATCTCGGAACTGACGTTGACGCTGTGGGATTCGATTTTGATGAAGGGAGTGGGAGAGGTTATAAATGTGAAAGTTGTGTCTTGTGTTAATGATGACGTGTTGGAGTGGTGGATTCTTGATCTGAGGATAGGATGGTAATTTTGTAGTTTGTTGAGTGCGACTTGGAAACGGGGAATATCGAGGGGTTCAGTGAGGAGTAGTGATAGAACTGCAATGCCGGTACCACCGCGAATGGCTTTGCACCAGCTATACTCTGTGCCACCAACTGTTCGAGTTTTTGTCTCAACCATCGACATATTGTTTGTTGCAAAGTGGCACTCGTGTAGAATGAGTTAGTTGAGTTTCAATGCAAAAGGTGATTCTATGTTTGTACTAGAGAAATTGGGGGAGtatttatttaacaataatGAGATGAATACTTGATAGGTATTGGTGGTGGGGGAGTTGGATAGCCTTTAATACTAGTAGTAGTAAAATGGACAACATACTCCTACTATATTAACTCTACCTTTTGCATCATGGGCAAAAACACTAACTCCGATCGCTTAGTGAGTAATTCATGCAACTACTTTAGACCATCCTTCTCCTAAAATCAACCACCATGTGCACTTCAGTTCATGcatctaatttaatatttgcTCATTTCTTCTTTATAAACAAATGTCACTGAATCATATTTGGTGtaaacttttaattaaatacattttcttATTCACGTTTTCTCATAAATAGGAATGGAGCGATTACATACTTTAATAAACGAGTCTAGCCGACATGTGTacactaaaaacaaaatacaaattattgaaaaatatgttttaattttttaagagtTGAAACTGAAGATatataaactttttcttttaaggGTTTTGTTAACAAGTGTCTaacattttcttaatttaattatggGCTTAAAGTGTACTATTTGGTTCTTAATAATAAGTAATCATTGTcttttttcacatatattaaaaaataaattgtgaaTTTAATGGGTTAATGTTACTAAAATACTCTTTATAAGTATATTCTATTTGActtttttgtattttcaaaataaactaGGAGTATTAATAAGAGgcatatatttgaaaaaaaataataataaatgcacCTAGATATGTGacttaaaattatgtttatatttatggACAAATTTTATTTCTCATATGAAACTTATAATTAAGACAAAGGTAGTATTATACATAGTATCCATAGAtgcaattataaataaaaatacttcattatatattaagaatagtgggtagttatattttattttct from Cicer arietinum cultivar CDC Frontier isolate Library 1 chromosome 3, Cicar.CDCFrontier_v2.0, whole genome shotgun sequence encodes:
- the LOC101488848 gene encoding uncharacterized protein, which translates into the protein MSMVETKTRTVGGTEYSWCKAIRGGTGIAVLSLLLTEPLDIPRFQVALNKLQNYHPILRSRIHHSNTSSLTQDTTFTFITSPTPFIKIESHSVNVSSEILGRNPNDAVSVSPLQQILEHELNRNTWQDRSRTTGSDMLVASIYAMPPDAKTSVVVMRLHVAACDRTTAVSLLRELLVLMKEEEENVVVRENDNKGEVCLAIEDLVPCRKGKKNIWTRGLDVISYSLNSFRLTNLKFNDTKNARFSQVIRLQLNDVDTKRVLAGCKHSEIKLCGAITAAGLMAAHSSKNSSKKYGIITLTDCRSTLYPPLSIHNFGFYHAAILNNHVIKGGESLWELAKRTYGAFANSKNNDKHFSDMADMNFLMNKAIDNPSLTTSLRTSIMSVFEDMVVDDGGDKQREVGVDDYMGCASVHGLGPSIAIFDTIRDGRLDCVCVYPSPLHSREQMQELVNNMKAILIEGGKTYE